In a single window of the Gossypium hirsutum isolate 1008001.06 chromosome D02, Gossypium_hirsutum_v2.1, whole genome shotgun sequence genome:
- the LOC107936244 gene encoding squamosa promoter-binding-like protein 12 isoform X1 produces the protein MESWSYGSEGKGLSFADEMDLAVDASGSRKALLGRDIKPFTDSEAVESLEFMDFGFSHMNKKPFYGNTSLGFGAEFANESAKKLVSPTCMFTSSSYYGEEESGSKQSSSLMEFNSQGSSLIDLKLGRLTDYRDAQHCRHFKETFVVSSVCSAMTAKKARTTSSPCCQVHGCNNDIRSSKDYHKRHKVAVNGIEQRFCQQCSSRRSCRTLLAGIMSSNEAYIRCSSWKTE, from the exons atggagtcttggagcTACGGTTCTGAAGGGAAAGGCCTGTCATTTGCTGATGAAATGGATTTGGCAGTTGATGCTTCGGGTAGTAGAAAAGCATTGCTAGGTCGGGATATCAAGCCTTTTACTGATTCTGAAGCTGTTGAGAGCCTGGAATTCATGGATTTTGGTTTTTCACATATGAACAAGAAACCCTTTTATGGTAACACCAGTTTGGGTTTTGGTGCTGAATTTGCTAATGAATCTGCTAAAAAGCTAGTTTCTCCTACTTGTATGTTCACCTCTAGTTCATATTATGGTGAAGAGGAATCTGGTTCCAAGCAGTCTAGTTCTTTGATGGAGTTCAACAGTCAAGGATCTTCACTCATTGATTTGAAGCTAGGGAGATTGACTGATTATAGAGATGCACAACATTGCAGACATTTTAAGGAAACTTTTGTTGTTTCTTCAGTTTGTTCGGCTATGACTGCCAAGAAAGCTCGAACAACAAGCTCTCCTTGCTGTCAAGTTCATGGTTGTAACAACGATATTAGATCCTCAAAAGATTATCACAAGAGGCATAAAGTTGCTGTCAATGGAATTGAACAGAGATTCTGTCAGCAATGTAGCAG TAGGCGCAGTTGTCGTACACTGCTAGCAGGCATAATGAGCTCAAACGAAGCTTACATTCGATGCTCTTCTTGGAAAACGGAGTAA
- the LOC107936244 gene encoding squamosa promoter-binding-like protein 2 isoform X2 — MESWSYGSEGKGLSFADEMDLAVDASGSRKALLGRDIKPFTDSEAVESLEFMDFGFSHMNKKPFYGNTSLGFGAEFANESAKKLVSPTCMFTSSSYYGEEESGSKQSSSLMEFNSQGSSLIDLKLGRLTDYRDAQHCRHFKETFVVSSVCSAMTAKKARTTSSPCCQVHGCNNDIRSSKDYHKRHKVAVNGIEQRFCQQCSRRSCRTLLAGIMSSNEAYIRCSSWKTE; from the exons atggagtcttggagcTACGGTTCTGAAGGGAAAGGCCTGTCATTTGCTGATGAAATGGATTTGGCAGTTGATGCTTCGGGTAGTAGAAAAGCATTGCTAGGTCGGGATATCAAGCCTTTTACTGATTCTGAAGCTGTTGAGAGCCTGGAATTCATGGATTTTGGTTTTTCACATATGAACAAGAAACCCTTTTATGGTAACACCAGTTTGGGTTTTGGTGCTGAATTTGCTAATGAATCTGCTAAAAAGCTAGTTTCTCCTACTTGTATGTTCACCTCTAGTTCATATTATGGTGAAGAGGAATCTGGTTCCAAGCAGTCTAGTTCTTTGATGGAGTTCAACAGTCAAGGATCTTCACTCATTGATTTGAAGCTAGGGAGATTGACTGATTATAGAGATGCACAACATTGCAGACATTTTAAGGAAACTTTTGTTGTTTCTTCAGTTTGTTCGGCTATGACTGCCAAGAAAGCTCGAACAACAAGCTCTCCTTGCTGTCAAGTTCATGGTTGTAACAACGATATTAGATCCTCAAAAGATTATCACAAGAGGCATAAAGTTGCTGTCAATGGAATTGAACAGAGATTCTGTCAGCAATGTAGCAG GCGCAGTTGTCGTACACTGCTAGCAGGCATAATGAGCTCAAACGAAGCTTACATTCGATGCTCTTCTTGGAAAACGGAGTAA